The following DNA comes from Chitinophaga nivalis.
TAGTTCTACTGGACAGAAATAATTATCACCTCTTTCAGCCGCTGCTATACCAGGTATCTACTGCCGGCCTGGAACCCGACAGTATCGCCTTTCCGCTGCGCGGCATCTTCCGAAAACAGAAAAATATCGTCTTCCGCATGGCCGAAGTAACCGGCATCCGCTCCACCGAAAATATCCTGGAAACGGGCGTTGGGGAAGTACGCTACGATTATCTCGTCTTTGCTACCGGCAGCAATACCAACTTCTTCGGCAACAAAGGCATAGAAGATAATGCCATTGGCATGAAATCACTCATTGAAGCTGTGCAGATCAGAAACTATGTGGTGAAACAATTTGAAGAAAGTCTGCTCCTCTCCGATCCGGAACTGATCAAACCTAAACTCAACTTTGTCATGGTAGGTGGCGGCCCTACCGGTGTGGAACTGGCCGGCGCTTTTGCAGAACTACGCAAATACATCATGCCGAAAGACTATCCGGACCTGCCACAGGACCTGATGAATGTATACCTGATTGAATCCGGTCCCCGGCTGCTGGCTTCCTTCTCAGAAAAAACCTCCCACCAGACACAACACGACCTGCAGGCCCTTGGCGTACGGGTAATGTGCAACACCGGTGTAAAAGAATATGATGGACAAGTCGTAACGCTTAGTACCGGAGAAGTAATTCACTCCCAGTCACTGTTATGGTCTGCCGGCGTAAAAGGCGTACCCGTGAAGGGCATACCGGAAGAGGTACGACTCCCCAACGGACGTATTCTCGTCAATGAATTTAACCAGGTAAAAGGTTATACCAACATATTTGCCATCGGCGATATTGCCCAGATGACCAACGATCAGCGGTTCCCGAAAGGTTATCCGATGGTAGCACAGGTAGCCATACAACAGGGAAAAAATGTAGCCCAGAACCTGCGCCTGTTCATGGAACAAAAACCCATGAAAGCCTTCTACTACAAAGACCTCGGCAGCATGGCCACCATTGGCCGTAACAGGGCGGTAGCAGAATTTTCCAATATGCGTTTCAGTGGTTACTTCGCCTGGATCGTGTGGATGATTGTACACCTGATGAGTCTTCTCGGATTCAGGAATAAACTGGTGGTATTCATCAACTGGTTTTACCGTTACTTCACCTACGAAAGAGGTACCCGTATTATCATTAAACGCGGTGCGGCCAATATTGTGAAGCTACGGCAAACGGTAGGCGTCTAAAAAAAACTACTATAAAAAAACGCATACCTGATCAACAGGTATGCGTTTTTTTATAGTAGTTGCCTTACTTACTTTCTGTCAAGAATAGAATTCAGTGTGATACTGGATACCAGTTCATCAGCCCTTCCGCCCAATGGCCGGAAATACAATAAAATGGTATAGTTATTTTCCGTTTCCCAGGAATCTCCTTCTGTCAATTCTGTACTGAACTTACCATCAGGAATGGTTTTATCTATCAGGCCATAGATGTAGTTGTAATATCCCTGTTTCAGTTGCAGGGTACCTTCGTAGGCTCTGCTGGCTGGATTATACGTTAGTTTACTGTTGTCATTAAATTCGTAATTGGTCAATTCTCCCAGCAGATACATATCATATCCGGCGTAAGGTTCCGGCGACAGGAAAGAAAAATGCACAGCGGCATAATCTCCTTCAAAGTTGGGATTGTAATTCTCCAAGGTAGCCTGATAAAATTTACCATTGACATCCTTGATGAACTGATATACTTTATCGGCCCGCTCTACATCCGGCACGGCATATACATCTGTACTATTGTTATGATATTCTGTGTTCCGTACCCGCTCCGTCTGTAACCGGAAGCTCCGCAGGTCTATCCACCGGAATTCTTTTCCACCCGGCATAATACAATTCTGTTCTGCATTATACTTAATCACATTGCCGTTAATAAACTGTGGTTTCAGGTTGGTAATGGCATTATCCCAGCGATAGTTCTGCAGGATCACCACTTTCACCTGATCAAATGGATTCTGGATATTGAGCGAACCCATATTGACCTCAAAATTTATTTTCTGGGAAGTGCGGAATAGTTTGGGCGAAATAGGCTGTTTAATAAATCCGGTAATGCCTGCCTTATTCTCCACCACATACATCCGGCGGGTAAATGCCAGCTGGGAGGTATCGCTATCCAGGAATACTTTCAGCATATAGTTGCCCGACTTCACCGGATAGCTGTTGGTACCCGGCAACTGCACACTGTAATGCGTATACCGTTGCAACGATACACTCGACAAACGGTAGTTCAGTATCCTGGTTTCAGAAAATCCACGCATGTAATCAAAAGGATTTACCTGCGCCGGTGTCCAGTCGGCATTACACAATACAAAGGAATAATAATAGTTTTTCACATCATTATCCATATCATCAAAAGACAGCTCCAGCTTTTCATCTGAGCCAACGGTATACATGGGCATTGTAAGCAAATCACCCGCCTGGCTGAATTTTACCGTTCTGATATTACTATGGTATACATGATCCGGTGTAATAACATTTGCCTGGGCATTTGCAGCCCCATGAAACAGGCATTGGACCAGGCCCAATACAAAAATAAATGCTGCTGTACGCATACGGGTTATTTGATGATCTTGAATTTACAACTAAAAGCAGAAAACACAAAGTAATGCCGCTTCTGTACAAAGCTAACGAAATGATCAGGGATATTACCGGCATTACAACCGGATTCCTGCCCGTTCGTTTTCTGCTTTCCACTTTTTTCCCTAGGTTTGAGCCATGCGTTTATCATTTTTTATTGCCAGAAGGATAGCTTTCAATAAAGCGTCTACCTTTTCAAAATTCATTATCAATATTGCGGTAGCGGCAACTGCTGTGAGCGTAACAGTAATGATACTGGCAACAGGACTGGTAAATGGCTTCCAGCAGGTCATCCAGGAAAAAATATTCAGCTTCTGGGGACATCTGCATATTAACCAGTATCAACCCAATGCCGGCCCGTTAACCGAAGAAATACCCTTTACCAACAGCCGTACCCTGGCCGACAGTATCCGGCTGGTACCCGGCGTCAAAAAGCTCAGTAACTACGCCACAAAATCGGCTATCATCAAGTCGGACAAGGAAATGGATGGGATTATCTTCAAAGGGGTAGATCAAAGCTACGACTGGCCGCAACTGCAACGTTTCCTGCAATCCGGTAAACTGCTTCATTTCAACGATAGCAGCTATGCGCCGGAAATCATGCTCTCTACCGTGATGGCCCGGGAACTGCAGGTAAAAGTAAATGATAAAGTCATTGTATATTTTATTCAGGGCAACGGACTGCCACCCCGTGCCCGCAAACTCACCATCAGCGGCATTTATAAAACGGGTATCGAAGAATATGATAAAACCTATGTCATCGGCGATCTTAACCTGATACGCAAGCTGAATGACTGGGAATCTGACCAGGTGGGTGGTTATGAAATCATGCTGAAGGATTATCACCAGATGGATACCATGAGCCGGTATATTGATCAGCAGCTCTTACCTCCTCATCTGTTTACCCGTACCATACGCGATATTTATCCCAACATATTCGACTGGCTGCAACTACAGAACCAGAACGAAGTAATCATTATTATTATCATGATCATTGTGGCTATCATCAATATGATTACGGCCATTCTCATCCTTATCCTGGAACGCACCAATATGATTGGCATCGCCAAAGCGCTGGGTATGCGGAACTGGAATATACAACAGATCTTTGTTTTCCAGGCGGGTTACATCGTTTTACTGGGCGTATTGATTGGCGACTGTGTGGGTATCGGATTAGCTTTCCTGCAACAAAGCACAGGGCTGTTCAAACTGCCGGAAGAATCCTATTATATGTCAGTAGCAGCAGTATCCCTGGATTGGGCAGAGATACTGCTGATTAATGTGGGCACTTTTATAATTTGCCTGCTGATACTGCTGATCCCTTCGCTGATTATTCGCCGGATCACTCCTGTAAAAGCGATCCAGTTTAAATAGTCAACTACTTAACAGCACTTTTTACATAATCCCGCAGGTAACTGCACTGGTTATATTCCTGCTGAAAGAAGCGGGTATCGCTGTAGCTTTTATTCAGCAACGGGAAATAACGGTTGTGCAGCCAGGCAGCAAAATCTTTCTGGTCATCTCCGGTTACCGGAATATGTTTCTGGGAACAGCGGGCAGCCATAAAGATACACCGGGCTTTCAGCTCTCTATCCGTAGTGGCCTGCGCGGCTTTCAGGTAATAACTTTCTGCCGAATAACAGCCGAAATATTGTTTTCTAAAAGTATCTTTATTGTCAGCAGGATCGTACCAATCTGAGGAAGGACGGTAATCTTTCAGGAAAGACCACGTTTTACCATAGTAAGAAATATTGAACAGCGCCGTGGCATAATCATAATATACTTTAGCCGGCACCGGCACTATTTTCATTTTCTCTTCCAGCGCTACCATCCGCTCGCAAAACTGCAGCTGCGTTATCTTTCTCGTATATCCCTGTACGGCTTCATCATTTCCAAAGTCCTGCAGCTGATCCCGGAATACCTGATAAGACACCTCCTGCCTGGCAGCCGGTACTTTTTTCAGCCATTCCTGCGCATGTTTAAAATCATGTATCCGCATATAGCTGGTACCGATTACTTTTTCCAGGCTGAGTTTTTTGGGGAAAGCATCTGCGAGATAAGTATCAAACGGAGACTTGCCAGGTTGCTGCAGGAAACTATGTAACTGTAGCAATGCTGCCGGTTTCATATCATTCGAGATCAGGTCTGTACCACTTTGTCCGCCTATAAAATAATCATTCATCTCCAAGGCTTCACAACGGCTACGTATCAACGCTTCTTTCACGAACTTGCCTTCCTGGTGGTAACGTGGCGCCAGGATCGCAAACAACAGGTTGCGGTAGGTTTTATTGAAGAAATAATCTTTATCGGAATGATACCATTCGTCGGCCTTTCTGACATGGATTTTTGTATCCAGCCATTGGAAGGACGACAGCAACCGCGATTCAAACGTACTGTCCATTGTTTTTTGCTGGTTGATATTTACCAGCAGGTTCACAATTTCCCAGTGATCTTTCAGCGCAGGATCTTTTACTTTGATCTGTTGTAATTTATTGGCAGCCGTCGTATAATCCTGTTGCATATAAGCTAAATAGGCAGATGAAATACGCCACAGTTCAGGATCTTTCAGCTTTCCTTTATCAACTACACCATCTATCCATACCTGTAACCGACGTAATCCGGATTCCATTTCGGCTATCTCCTGCCGATCGTATTCAGATAAACTCACGATATCGCCCGGTACCAGTTTACGGCTCAGCTGCGGGCTGAGATATCCGTTTTCGAGCTTGCTGATTTCTCTCCCCAATAAAACACTCAATGCGGGAGAACCCGGATCAAAGGCATATACCTTTTTCAGTAGTTCCAGGTCGGTTTCATTTTTATTAAACCCGTAAACAGCGGCTACACTGGCTTTCTCCTTATCATCTTTACATAAAGCATATACCGCTTCCGGTTGTGCAGCCGTCCATCTCAGACTAATAAAAGTGCTGATACGCAGGGAAGGCGCCTTGTCAAATACACGGGAAAACAGATAAGCGCTTTGTACCGAGTCTTCCATGTGCAATAACGCACCGGCTTTCAGCGACAGAGATTTATAGTAGATCAGTGAATTTCCTCCTTTCCGGTCGAACCATTTATCAAAATCGGTAATGGCGGCTTTGTATTGTTGGCTGTAATGCTGCAGCCGGATCAGCTGATAGGCATAACGGTCACGGATATCTTTATTTTTGGTTTGCTGATACAGTTCCTCCCCTTCTTTATACAGGGCCAGCATCAGCTTTTCATTGCGGTTAGGCGCACTCCATCTGTCTTCCACCACTGCCATGGGTTCGCAGGTTTTGGCAAACAACAGGTAGCGGGCAGCTTCCCTGTTTTTCTCCTGCAGCAGGTATTGTACGAAGGTATTACGCTGTACGCTGTCCGGTAGTGTGGAGGTACCCGCCGCAATAGTTGCCATCTGCGCCACCGGGTAGGTATAAATATATTCCTGTATATCCGGCCCCGTTACTTTGCTGCCGGTATAACGCTGCCAGTCTATCACATTGGCTACGGCTTCCGATGGTCCCGTCTCATCATAGAAAGTTGATAAAGACGAATAATAAAATGGCTCGTATCCCTGCCCCTTGGTGTAGGGATTGAAGAAAGAGATGTAATAATCATAAGGATCAGGTTCCGGCCCACATGACAAGGTGTACAATACGTTGCCCAGCAACATGACACCACAACTAATTAAAAAGACGATAAATTTTTTGTAGTTCATCCAAAGGGTAATTATGAAGTGTGACTGAATCAAGATGGAAAAAA
Coding sequences within:
- a CDS encoding NAD(P)/FAD-dependent oxidoreductase, which gives rise to MTQPNIPETTLPRVVIVGGGFGGVNLAKQLKHAPVQVVLLDRNNYHLFQPLLYQVSTAGLEPDSIAFPLRGIFRKQKNIVFRMAEVTGIRSTENILETGVGEVRYDYLVFATGSNTNFFGNKGIEDNAIGMKSLIEAVQIRNYVVKQFEESLLLSDPELIKPKLNFVMVGGGPTGVELAGAFAELRKYIMPKDYPDLPQDLMNVYLIESGPRLLASFSEKTSHQTQHDLQALGVRVMCNTGVKEYDGQVVTLSTGEVIHSQSLLWSAGVKGVPVKGIPEEVRLPNGRILVNEFNQVKGYTNIFAIGDIAQMTNDQRFPKGYPMVAQVAIQQGKNVAQNLRLFMEQKPMKAFYYKDLGSMATIGRNRAVAEFSNMRFSGYFAWIVWMIVHLMSLLGFRNKLVVFINWFYRYFTYERGTRIIIKRGAANIVKLRQTVGV
- a CDS encoding type IX secretion system plug protein, with protein sequence MRTAAFIFVLGLVQCLFHGAANAQANVITPDHVYHSNIRTVKFSQAGDLLTMPMYTVGSDEKLELSFDDMDNDVKNYYYSFVLCNADWTPAQVNPFDYMRGFSETRILNYRLSSVSLQRYTHYSVQLPGTNSYPVKSGNYMLKVFLDSDTSQLAFTRRMYVVENKAGITGFIKQPISPKLFRTSQKINFEVNMGSLNIQNPFDQVKVVILQNYRWDNAITNLKPQFINGNVIKYNAEQNCIMPGGKEFRWIDLRSFRLQTERVRNTEYHNNSTDVYAVPDVERADKVYQFIKDVNGKFYQATLENYNPNFEGDYAAVHFSFLSPEPYAGYDMYLLGELTNYEFNDNSKLTYNPASRAYEGTLQLKQGYYNYIYGLIDKTIPDGKFSTELTEGDSWETENNYTILLYFRPLGGRADELVSSITLNSILDRK
- a CDS encoding FtsX-like permease family protein; the encoded protein is MRLSFFIARRIAFNKASTFSKFIINIAVAATAVSVTVMILATGLVNGFQQVIQEKIFSFWGHLHINQYQPNAGPLTEEIPFTNSRTLADSIRLVPGVKKLSNYATKSAIIKSDKEMDGIIFKGVDQSYDWPQLQRFLQSGKLLHFNDSSYAPEIMLSTVMARELQVKVNDKVIVYFIQGNGLPPRARKLTISGIYKTGIEEYDKTYVIGDLNLIRKLNDWESDQVGGYEIMLKDYHQMDTMSRYIDQQLLPPHLFTRTIRDIYPNIFDWLQLQNQNEVIIIIIMIIVAIINMITAILILILERTNMIGIAKALGMRNWNIQQIFVFQAGYIVLLGVLIGDCVGIGLAFLQQSTGLFKLPEESYYMSVAAVSLDWAEILLINVGTFIICLLILLIPSLIIRRITPVKAIQFK